A window of the Streptomyces sp. Ag109_O5-10 genome harbors these coding sequences:
- a CDS encoding SIS domain-containing protein, which yields MSDGTPADLFFDAAIGLLQRVRDEEAETIAAAGTLLADTVTAGGRLFAFGAGHSSLAAQDVVYRAGGLALMNLLAAPGLVGVDVMPATLGSRLERVDGLATAVLDTSPLRAGDALVIISLSGRNALPVEMAISARDRGARVIGVTSVAYATETTSRHASGTYLKDHCDVVLDSKIAVGDAELTLDTIPAPFAPASTVVTSALLQAVLATTAATLADRGTEPPLLRSGNVDGGHEWNARVFEQYRDRIFYQH from the coding sequence ATGAGCGACGGCACGCCCGCCGACCTGTTCTTCGACGCCGCCATCGGCCTCCTGCAACGGGTCCGCGACGAGGAGGCCGAGACCATCGCCGCCGCCGGCACCCTCCTCGCCGACACCGTCACCGCCGGCGGCCGCCTCTTCGCCTTCGGCGCCGGGCACTCCTCCCTCGCCGCCCAGGACGTCGTCTACCGCGCCGGCGGCCTCGCCCTCATGAACCTCCTCGCCGCCCCCGGCCTCGTCGGCGTCGACGTCATGCCCGCCACCCTCGGCTCCCGCCTCGAACGCGTCGACGGACTCGCCACCGCCGTCCTCGACACCTCACCCCTGCGCGCCGGCGACGCCCTCGTGATCATCTCCCTCTCCGGCCGCAACGCCCTCCCCGTCGAGATGGCCATCAGCGCCCGCGACCGCGGCGCCAGGGTCATCGGCGTGACGTCGGTCGCGTACGCCACCGAGACCACCTCCCGGCACGCCTCCGGCACCTACCTCAAGGACCACTGCGACGTCGTCCTCGACTCGAAGATCGCCGTCGGCGACGCCGAACTCACCCTCGACACCATCCCGGCCCCCTTCGCGCCCGCCTCCACCGTCGTCACCAGCGCCCTGCTCCAGGCGGTCCTGGCCACCACCGCCGCCACCCTCGCCGACCGCGGCACCGAACCCCCGCTGCTCCGCTCCGGCAACGTCGACGGCGGCCACGAGTGGAACGCCCGCGTCTTCGAGCAGTACCGCGACCGGATCTTCTACCAGCACTGA
- a CDS encoding metal-dependent transcriptional regulator, translating to MSGLIDTTEMYLRTILELEEEGVVPMRARIAERLDQSGPTVSQTVARMERDGLVSVATDRHLELTDEGRRLATRVMRKHRLAECLLVDVIGLEWEQVHAEACRWEHVMSEAVERRVLELLRHPTESPYGNPIPGLEELGEKDGADPFLDESMVSLADLDPGADGKTVVVRRIGEPIQTDAQLMYTLRRAGVQPGSVVSVTEAAGGVLVGSGGEAAELEADVASHVFVAKR from the coding sequence ATGTCCGGACTGATCGACACCACGGAGATGTATCTCCGCACCATCCTCGAGCTCGAAGAGGAAGGCGTCGTCCCCATGCGCGCCCGCATCGCGGAGCGGCTCGACCAGAGCGGGCCGACGGTGAGCCAGACGGTGGCGCGGATGGAGCGGGACGGTCTGGTGTCCGTCGCCACCGACCGGCACCTGGAGCTGACCGACGAGGGGCGCAGGCTGGCGACGCGCGTGATGCGCAAGCACCGGCTCGCCGAGTGCCTGCTGGTCGACGTGATCGGCCTGGAGTGGGAGCAGGTGCACGCCGAGGCCTGTCGCTGGGAGCACGTGATGAGCGAGGCCGTGGAGCGGCGGGTGCTCGAACTGCTGCGGCATCCGACCGAGTCGCCGTACGGCAACCCGATCCCGGGGCTGGAGGAGCTGGGCGAGAAGGACGGCGCGGATCCGTTCCTGGACGAGAGCATGGTGTCGCTGGCCGACCTGGACCCGGGCGCCGACGGCAAGACGGTGGTCGTACGCCGGATCGGTGAGCCCATCCAGACCGACGCGCAGCTGATGTACACGCTGCGGCGGGCGGGTGTGCAGCCCGGTTCGGTGGTGAGCGTGACGGAGGCGGCCGGCGGGGTGCTGGTGGGCAGCGGCGGCGAGGCGGCCGAGCTGGAGGCGGACGTCGCCTCCCACGTGTTCGTCGCCAAGCGCTGA
- a CDS encoding class I adenylate-forming enzyme family protein encodes MDATAHELSASRTLWDLVAHRAELTPGRPVFLQDDRTLSFGGLRARAERVAAGLHDMGVRPGTVVAWQLPTRIETAVLSFALARLGAVQSPVIPFYRDREVGFALRESRAEFFAVPGVWRGFDHTELARRLGAKGIFEAYDELPDGDPAVLPAPPAEGTSVRWIYWTSGTTSDPKGVLHTDRSLIAGGSCLAHALRLTADDVGSMAFPYAHIAGPDYTVMLLLYGFPAVMFEQFALPDALPEYRRHGVTVAGGSTAFYSMFLAEQRKQPGVPVIPSLRLLAGGGAPKPPEVYHAVVREMGVQLTHGYGMTEVPMITMGAPDDTAENLATTEGRPPEGMEIRIAEGGEVRLRGEAVCQGYLDPAQSATAFDEEGFLRTGDLGRVTGTGHLVLTGRLKDVIIRKGENISAKEIEDLLAAHPAVADAAVVGLPDTERGELVCAVVEQPPGAAALTLPAVVSYLRAEGLSVHKLPERLEVVDALPRNETLRKVLKRETSGPDPPSWAGPRTPRRRGVRRRLLSRRCAVPWAWHPPSSACLVSPRCVSWCSGTAADYRTSIRKSGSRGQHPSFE; translated from the coding sequence ATGGACGCCACCGCACACGAACTGAGCGCCTCCCGCACCCTCTGGGACCTGGTCGCGCACCGCGCCGAACTCACCCCCGGACGGCCGGTGTTCCTCCAGGACGACCGCACCCTCTCGTTCGGCGGGCTGCGCGCGCGTGCCGAACGCGTCGCGGCCGGACTCCACGACATGGGCGTGCGCCCCGGCACGGTCGTCGCCTGGCAGCTGCCGACCCGGATCGAGACGGCCGTGCTTTCCTTCGCGCTGGCCAGGCTCGGCGCCGTGCAGTCCCCCGTCATCCCCTTCTACCGGGACCGCGAGGTCGGCTTCGCGCTGCGCGAGTCCAGGGCCGAGTTCTTCGCCGTGCCGGGCGTGTGGCGCGGCTTCGACCACACGGAGCTGGCGCGGCGGCTGGGCGCGAAGGGGATCTTCGAGGCGTACGACGAGCTGCCCGACGGCGATCCGGCCGTGCTGCCCGCCCCGCCCGCCGAGGGCACCTCCGTCCGGTGGATCTACTGGACCTCGGGGACCACCTCGGACCCCAAAGGCGTTCTGCACACGGACCGTTCGCTCATCGCGGGCGGTTCGTGCCTCGCGCACGCGCTGCGGCTCACGGCGGACGACGTGGGCTCGATGGCCTTCCCGTACGCGCACATCGCAGGACCCGACTACACGGTGATGCTGCTGCTGTACGGCTTCCCGGCGGTGATGTTCGAGCAGTTCGCGCTGCCGGACGCGCTGCCCGAGTACCGCAGGCACGGGGTGACGGTGGCCGGCGGGTCCACGGCGTTCTACTCGATGTTCCTGGCCGAGCAGCGCAAGCAGCCCGGGGTGCCGGTGATCCCCTCGCTGCGGCTGCTGGCCGGCGGCGGGGCGCCCAAGCCGCCGGAGGTGTACCACGCGGTGGTGCGCGAGATGGGGGTGCAGCTGACGCACGGGTACGGCATGACCGAGGTGCCGATGATCACGATGGGGGCGCCGGACGACACCGCCGAGAACCTGGCGACGACCGAGGGGAGGCCGCCGGAAGGCATGGAGATCCGGATCGCGGAGGGCGGCGAGGTGCGGCTGCGCGGGGAGGCGGTGTGCCAGGGGTACCTGGACCCGGCGCAGTCCGCCACGGCCTTCGACGAGGAGGGCTTCCTGCGCACCGGCGACCTGGGCCGGGTGACCGGCACCGGCCACCTGGTCCTCACCGGGCGGCTCAAGGACGTGATCATCCGCAAGGGCGAGAACATCTCCGCGAAGGAGATCGAGGACCTGCTCGCCGCGCACCCGGCGGTGGCCGACGCGGCGGTGGTCGGACTGCCGGACACGGAGCGCGGGGAGCTGGTCTGCGCGGTGGTCGAGCAGCCGCCGGGGGCGGCCGCGTTGACGCTCCCGGCGGTGGTGTCGTACCTGCGCGCGGAAGGGCTGTCGGTGCACAAGCTGCCGGAGCGGCTGGAGGTGGTGGACGCCCTGCCGCGCAACGAGACGCTGCGCAAGGTGCTCAAGCGGGAGACGAGTGGTCCGGATCCTCCGTCTTGGGCGGGTCCGCGAACTCCCAGGCGGCGAGGTGTACGCCGCCGGCTCCTGTCACGTCGATGCGCCGTGCCATGGGCCTGGCACCCCCCTAGCTCCGCGTGCCTAGTGTCGCCTCGTTGTGTTTCGTGGTGCTCCGGTACCGCTGCAGACTATCGAACCTCTATTCGAAAATCGGGTTCCCGCGGACAACACCCCTCATTCGAGTGA
- a CDS encoding acyl-CoA dehydrogenase family protein: MDLSYTPEEEDFRARLREWLAKVLPGLPPQPKPEDWPGRRAYDLGWQRALYDAGYADVHWDASPTVRLIFLEETERAGAPYVGANFVGLLHAGPTIAAEGSEAQRARWLAPILRGDEVWCQGFSEPDAGSDLAALRTRAWRDGEDYVVSGSKIWTSHAEVADWCELLVRTDPEAPRHRGITWLALPMDAPGVTVRPLRTLAGSNEFAEVFLDEVRVPVANRVGAENDGWRVTMVTLSFERGTAFVGEVVACRRVLGDLARTARANGTWDDPELRRRLGRLHAEFRALWRLTQWNVSEAEGRGVPGVGGSVFKLRYSHARQELYDAAAAVLGPDALDLDRPWVLDRLTSLSYTIAAGTSQIQRNIVAERILGLPKGR, from the coding sequence GTGGACCTGTCCTACACGCCCGAGGAGGAGGACTTCCGGGCCCGGCTGCGGGAGTGGCTCGCCAAGGTGCTGCCCGGCCTGCCGCCGCAGCCGAAACCGGAGGACTGGCCGGGCCGCCGCGCCTACGACCTCGGCTGGCAGCGCGCGCTGTACGACGCCGGGTACGCCGACGTCCACTGGGACGCGTCCCCCACCGTGCGGCTGATCTTCCTCGAGGAGACCGAGCGGGCCGGCGCACCCTACGTGGGCGCCAACTTCGTCGGTCTGCTGCACGCGGGCCCCACCATCGCCGCCGAGGGCAGCGAGGCGCAGCGGGCCCGCTGGCTGGCGCCGATCCTGCGCGGCGACGAGGTGTGGTGCCAGGGCTTCAGCGAACCGGACGCCGGTTCGGACCTGGCCGCGCTGCGCACGCGCGCGTGGCGGGACGGCGAGGACTACGTGGTCAGCGGTTCCAAGATCTGGACCTCGCACGCGGAGGTCGCCGACTGGTGCGAGCTGCTGGTGCGCACGGACCCGGAGGCGCCCCGGCACCGGGGCATCACCTGGCTCGCCCTGCCCATGGACGCGCCGGGCGTCACCGTGCGGCCGCTGCGCACGCTCGCCGGGTCCAACGAGTTCGCCGAGGTGTTCCTCGACGAGGTGCGGGTGCCCGTGGCCAACCGGGTCGGCGCCGAGAACGACGGCTGGCGGGTCACCATGGTGACCCTCTCCTTCGAGCGCGGCACCGCCTTCGTCGGCGAGGTCGTCGCCTGCCGCCGGGTCCTCGGCGACCTCGCGCGCACGGCGCGCGCGAACGGCACCTGGGACGACCCGGAGCTGCGCCGCCGCCTCGGCCGGCTGCACGCCGAGTTCCGGGCGCTGTGGCGGCTCACCCAGTGGAACGTCAGCGAGGCGGAGGGCAGGGGCGTGCCGGGCGTCGGCGGCTCGGTCTTCAAGCTGCGCTACTCGCACGCCCGTCAGGAGCTGTACGACGCGGCGGCCGCGGTGCTCGGGCCCGACGCCCTCGATCTGGACCGGCCGTGGGTCCTGGACCGCCTCACCTCGCTTTCGTACACCATCGCCGCCGGGACCTCGCAGATCCAGCGGAACATCGTGGCCGAGCGGATCCTCGGGCTGCCGAAGGGGCGGTGA
- a CDS encoding acyl-CoA dehydrogenase family protein, which yields MRFRLTRDQEAVREGMRELLWRRFDGAALRAAAGGPARLDRGLWRELGAAGFFALRLPEAGGGVGLGLPEAVLVFEEAGRALLPGPLVATHLAAADVPGAATGEAVVARVDGGLVEWLAEADAVTGGASGAVPVRSADPLTPLHRVPGPVPGPALGPPDPVAVLLTAAEQLGTATRVCELAVQHARTRVQFGRPVGAFQAVKHLCADMLVRAETARAAVYAAAVTADPVDVAAARLLADEAAVRGARDCLQVHGGMGFTWESEVHLHLKRTWVRSLRGGVNTESEEVLAAELLG from the coding sequence GTGCGCTTTCGACTGACCCGCGACCAGGAGGCGGTGCGGGAGGGCATGCGGGAGCTGCTCTGGCGCCGGTTCGACGGCGCGGCGCTGCGGGCGGCGGCCGGCGGGCCGGCGCGTCTCGACCGGGGCCTGTGGCGGGAACTGGGGGCCGCCGGGTTCTTCGCGCTGCGGCTGCCGGAGGCCGGCGGCGGGGTCGGACTCGGGCTGCCGGAAGCCGTGTTGGTGTTCGAGGAGGCGGGGCGGGCGCTGCTGCCGGGACCGCTGGTGGCGACCCACCTCGCGGCCGCCGACGTGCCCGGCGCGGCTACCGGGGAGGCCGTGGTGGCCCGCGTGGACGGCGGTCTGGTGGAGTGGCTGGCCGAGGCGGACGCGGTGACCGGGGGCGCGTCGGGGGCCGTCCCGGTGCGCTCGGCGGACCCGTTGACGCCCCTGCACCGGGTGCCGGGGCCGGTCCCGGGACCGGCCCTCGGGCCGCCCGACCCGGTGGCCGTGCTGCTCACCGCCGCCGAGCAGCTCGGCACGGCCACGCGCGTGTGCGAGCTGGCCGTCCAACACGCCCGCACACGCGTGCAGTTCGGCCGGCCCGTCGGGGCGTTCCAGGCGGTCAAGCACCTGTGCGCCGACATGCTGGTGCGCGCCGAGACCGCGCGGGCGGCCGTCTACGCCGCCGCCGTCACCGCCGACCCCGTGGACGTCGCGGCGGCCCGGCTGCTCGCCGACGAGGCCGCGGTGCGCGGCGCCCGGGACTGCCTCCAGGTGCACGGGGGGATGGGGTTCACGTGGGAGTCGGAGGTGCATCTGCATCTGAAACGGACATGGGTGCGGTCGTTGCGTGGTGGGGTGAATACGGAGAGTGAGGAAGTGCTCGCCGCGGAGCTGCTCGGCTGA
- a CDS encoding ATP-binding protein, producing the protein MQLEIRPDPTEVGRARRWARSRLAGSGIAADEPLAETLILLVSELVTNAVVHTGCPAVLRLSLPGADRGGADASATVRLEVADASDRAPVPRCADGEATGGRGLALVDGLADRWGWSPEGAGKRIWCELDRCSETRQGAAVAYGGGLASYEGLAFEAV; encoded by the coding sequence GTGCAGCTGGAGATCCGGCCCGACCCCACGGAGGTGGGGCGGGCCAGAAGGTGGGCTCGCTCGCGCCTCGCCGGGTCCGGTATAGCGGCGGACGAGCCGCTGGCCGAGACGCTGATCCTGCTCGTCTCGGAGCTGGTCACCAACGCCGTGGTGCACACCGGCTGTCCGGCCGTGCTGCGGCTCTCACTGCCGGGCGCGGACCGCGGCGGCGCCGACGCGTCGGCCACCGTACGGCTGGAGGTCGCCGACGCCAGCGACCGCGCGCCCGTGCCGCGGTGCGCCGACGGCGAGGCGACCGGCGGCCGGGGCCTGGCCCTCGTCGACGGGCTCGCCGACCGCTGGGGCTGGAGCCCCGAGGGTGCCGGCAAGCGCATCTGGTGCGAACTCGATCGCTGTTCGGAGACCAGGCAGGGCGCCGCGGTGGCGTACGGGGGTGGCCTGGCCTCGTACGAAGGGCTGGCCTTCGAGGCGGTGTGA
- a CDS encoding cyclase family protein, whose protein sequence is MSLPALHPAFHDIAKRVNNWGRWGADDEIGTLNLVTDEVVREAAATVRSGRRVPLALPLREDGVQTGLIPGRVNPLHAMVQINQELFGPGTVACSDDAVTMGLQAGTHWDALTHVSHSGRLYNGRPAGTVTAHGGAEFSGIDKARHVVSRGVLLDVARARGVDRLTGGHAVTPEDLDAAEELAGTRVRAGDIVLVRTGQVQVYLAGDKHGYGYPSPGLSVHTPEWFHARDVAAVANDTLTFEIFPPEIEDLWLPVHALDLVEMGMLQGQNWNLEELSTACGETGRYAFLLSAMPEPFVGATGTPVAPVAVL, encoded by the coding sequence ATGTCACTGCCGGCGCTTCATCCCGCGTTCCACGACATCGCCAAGCGCGTCAACAACTGGGGGCGCTGGGGCGCCGACGACGAGATCGGCACGTTGAACCTGGTCACCGACGAGGTGGTGCGCGAGGCGGCGGCGACCGTTCGCAGCGGGCGGCGGGTGCCGCTCGCCCTTCCGCTCCGGGAGGACGGGGTGCAGACCGGGCTGATCCCCGGGCGGGTCAACCCGCTGCACGCCATGGTGCAGATCAACCAGGAGCTCTTCGGCCCCGGAACGGTCGCGTGCAGCGACGACGCCGTGACCATGGGACTGCAGGCCGGCACCCATTGGGACGCGCTCACCCACGTCTCGCACTCGGGGCGGCTCTACAACGGCCGCCCGGCGGGCACGGTGACCGCGCACGGCGGTGCCGAGTTCTCCGGGATCGACAAGGCGCGGCACGTCGTCTCGCGCGGGGTGCTGCTCGACGTGGCACGCGCGCGTGGCGTGGACCGGCTGACGGGCGGGCACGCGGTCACCCCGGAGGACCTCGACGCGGCCGAGGAACTCGCGGGAACGCGCGTCCGGGCCGGTGACATCGTCCTCGTGCGGACCGGGCAGGTGCAGGTCTACCTCGCCGGGGACAAGCACGGGTACGGCTACCCGTCGCCGGGCCTGTCGGTGCACACCCCGGAGTGGTTCCACGCGCGCGACGTGGCCGCCGTCGCGAACGACACCCTCACGTTCGAGATCTTCCCGCCCGAGATCGAGGACCTGTGGCTGCCCGTGCACGCCCTGGACCTCGTGGAGATGGGGATGCTGCAGGGGCAGAACTGGAACCTCGAAGAGTTGTCCACAGCCTGTGGAGAAACCGGCCGGTACGCGTTCCTGCTGTCGGCGATGCCCGAGCCGTTCGTCGGGGCGACGGGCACCCCGGTCGCCCCCGTGGCCGTCCTGTGA
- a CDS encoding SDR family NAD(P)-dependent oxidoreductase produces the protein MGNFLAGKVVAVTGAGRGIGRAVAVAAAAEGAKVVVNDYGVSVDGASPTSEVAEAVVKEIEAAGGDAVAVADDISTMAGGQRVVDTALSSYGRLDGAVCVAGILRERMLFNMAEEEWDPVVATHLKGTFTVFRAASAVMRAQRAGTLIGFTSGNHQGSVSQANYSAAKGGIISLVRSAALGLHKYGVTANAVAPVARTRMSAGVPTELTEIGEPEDVAAFVVYLLSDAARDAGVTGQVYTVAGPKIAVWAQPRELRAAYADGGSWTPERIAQALPGSVGTDPMPMLARLAAMEAAARTGSRPNA, from the coding sequence GTGGGGAACTTCTTGGCAGGCAAGGTCGTCGCCGTGACCGGTGCGGGCCGCGGTATCGGACGGGCGGTCGCGGTGGCCGCGGCGGCCGAGGGAGCGAAGGTCGTCGTCAACGACTACGGCGTCTCGGTCGACGGTGCCTCGCCCACCAGCGAGGTCGCCGAGGCCGTCGTCAAGGAGATCGAGGCGGCGGGCGGGGACGCGGTCGCGGTCGCCGACGACATCTCCACGATGGCGGGCGGGCAGCGGGTCGTGGACACGGCGCTGTCGTCGTACGGCCGGCTCGACGGGGCCGTGTGCGTGGCGGGGATCCTGCGCGAGCGGATGCTGTTCAACATGGCCGAGGAGGAGTGGGACCCGGTGGTCGCCACCCACCTCAAGGGCACGTTCACGGTGTTCCGGGCGGCGTCGGCGGTGATGCGCGCCCAGCGGGCCGGCACACTGATCGGCTTCACCAGCGGCAACCACCAGGGGTCGGTCTCGCAGGCCAACTACAGCGCGGCCAAGGGCGGGATCATCTCCCTGGTCCGGAGCGCGGCGCTAGGCCTGCACAAGTACGGGGTGACCGCGAACGCGGTGGCGCCGGTGGCCAGGACCCGGATGTCGGCGGGCGTGCCGACGGAACTCACCGAGATCGGCGAGCCGGAGGACGTGGCCGCGTTCGTGGTCTACCTGCTGTCGGACGCGGCGCGGGACGCGGGGGTCACCGGGCAGGTCTACACGGTGGCCGGACCGAAGATCGCGGTCTGGGCCCAGCCGAGGGAACTGCGCGCCGCGTACGCCGACGGGGGCTCCTGGACGCCGGAACGGATCGCGCAGGCGCTGCCCGGGAGCGTGGGGACGGATCCGATGCCGATGCTGGCGCGACTGGCGGCGATGGAAGCGGCCGCCCGAACGGGAAGCCGGCCGAACGCCTAG
- a CDS encoding acyl-CoA dehydrogenase family protein, producing MDFGVAPEDEVFRSEVRDWLGAHAEAGVDRRGWERTLGADGWIGIGWAEGGYGNRTATLTQQVAWAEEYARSVAPPRSGHIGENLLAPTLIAHGSSEQKARFLPAVAAGQELWCQGYSEPGAGSDLAGVRTVAVREAGGYRITGQKIWTSLAHEADWCFVLARTEAGSRRHHGLSFLLVPMDQPGRVEVRPIRQMTGTSDFNEVFFDGAHARVEHVVGGAGNGWRVAMSLLGFERGVSTLAQQIGFAQELGRVVRDAVRSGAADDPVVRERLVRLWAELRVMRWNALRTLGNSAVEPGAPSVAKLLWAGWHQRLGELAVLVRGAAASVGPAGWSAAAPYELDAAQHLFLFARADTVYGGSDQVQRTIIAERVLGLPREPKGVES from the coding sequence GTGGATTTCGGCGTAGCGCCGGAGGATGAGGTGTTTCGCAGTGAGGTCCGGGACTGGCTCGGTGCGCATGCCGAAGCCGGTGTGGACCGGCGCGGTTGGGAACGCACCCTGGGGGCCGACGGGTGGATCGGGATCGGGTGGGCGGAGGGCGGGTACGGGAACCGGACCGCGACGCTCACTCAGCAGGTCGCCTGGGCCGAGGAGTACGCGCGGTCGGTCGCGCCGCCGCGGTCCGGGCACATCGGGGAGAACCTGCTCGCTCCGACGCTCATCGCGCACGGCAGCAGTGAACAGAAGGCGCGGTTCCTGCCGGCGGTCGCCGCCGGGCAGGAGCTGTGGTGCCAGGGGTACAGCGAGCCCGGCGCGGGGTCCGACCTGGCCGGTGTGCGGACGGTGGCGGTGCGGGAGGCGGGCGGGTACCGCATCACCGGGCAGAAGATCTGGACCTCGCTCGCCCACGAGGCCGACTGGTGTTTCGTGCTGGCGCGCACCGAGGCGGGCTCGCGGCGCCATCACGGGCTGAGCTTCCTGCTCGTGCCCATGGACCAGCCGGGCCGCGTCGAGGTGCGCCCGATCCGGCAGATGACCGGCACCAGCGACTTCAACGAGGTCTTCTTCGACGGCGCGCACGCGCGCGTGGAGCACGTCGTCGGCGGTGCGGGCAACGGGTGGCGCGTCGCGATGAGCCTGCTCGGGTTCGAGCGCGGGGTGTCCACGCTCGCCCAGCAGATCGGGTTCGCCCAGGAACTGGGGCGGGTGGTGCGGGACGCCGTGCGGAGCGGGGCCGCCGACGATCCCGTCGTACGGGAGCGGCTGGTGCGGCTGTGGGCCGAGTTGCGGGTGATGCGGTGGAACGCCCTGCGGACGCTGGGGAACTCGGCCGTCGAGCCCGGCGCGCCGAGTGTGGCCAAGCTGCTGTGGGCCGGCTGGCACCAACGGCTCGGTGAACTCGCCGTGCTGGTGCGGGGCGCGGCCGCGAGCGTCGGCCCGGCCGGCTGGTCAGCCGCGGCGCCGTACGAACTGGACGCCGCCCAGCACCTGTTCCTCTTCGCCCGGGCCGACACCGTCTACGGCGGCTCGGACCAGGTCCAGCGCACGATCATCGCCGAGCGGGTGCTCGGTCTGCCGAGGGAACCGAAGGGGGTCGAGTCGTGA
- a CDS encoding Zn-dependent alcohol dehydrogenase, producing MRGVVFDGKQVQVVDDLDVREPGPGEVLVAVSAAGLCHSDLSVVDGTIPFPVPVVLGHEGAGVVESVGVGVTHVAPGDHVALSTLANCGACADCDRGRPTMCRKAIGRPQRPFLRGGRAVYQFACNSAFAERTVVKAVQAVRIPKDIPLTSAALIGCGVLTGVGAVLNRARVDRGDTVLVIGTGGIGLNVIQGARIAGALRIVAVDANPAKEEAARQFGATDFLTSTDGVKDLLPTGVDHAFECVGRVELVRQAVDLLDRHGQAVLLGMPAPTAEVSFAVASMFLDKSILGCRYGSSRPQHDIALYAGLYRQGSLLLDELVTETYPVEDFEKARADAEAGRVARGVLTFR from the coding sequence ATGCGCGGAGTCGTGTTCGACGGGAAACAGGTGCAGGTCGTCGACGATCTGGACGTGCGGGAGCCGGGGCCGGGTGAGGTGCTGGTCGCGGTGTCCGCGGCCGGACTCTGCCACAGCGACCTCTCTGTGGTGGACGGGACCATACCCTTCCCCGTACCCGTGGTGCTCGGGCACGAGGGCGCGGGGGTGGTGGAGTCGGTCGGTGTGGGGGTCACCCATGTGGCGCCGGGGGACCATGTGGCCCTGTCCACGCTCGCCAACTGCGGCGCCTGCGCCGATTGCGACCGGGGGCGGCCCACCATGTGCCGCAAGGCCATAGGGCGCCCGCAGCGGCCGTTCCTGCGCGGCGGCCGGGCCGTGTACCAGTTCGCGTGCAACTCGGCCTTCGCGGAACGCACGGTCGTCAAGGCCGTGCAGGCGGTACGGATCCCGAAGGACATCCCCCTGACCTCGGCCGCCCTCATCGGGTGCGGGGTGCTGACCGGGGTGGGCGCCGTCCTGAACCGCGCCCGCGTCGACCGCGGTGACACCGTACTGGTCATCGGCACCGGCGGGATCGGGCTCAACGTCATCCAGGGCGCGCGGATCGCGGGCGCGCTGCGGATCGTGGCCGTGGACGCCAACCCGGCCAAGGAGGAGGCGGCCCGGCAGTTCGGCGCGACCGACTTCCTGACCTCGACGGACGGGGTGAAGGACCTGCTGCCGACCGGGGTGGACCACGCCTTCGAGTGCGTCGGCCGGGTCGAGCTGGTCCGGCAGGCCGTCGACCTCCTCGACCGGCACGGCCAGGCCGTCCTCCTCGGCATGCCGGCCCCCACCGCCGAGGTGTCCTTCGCGGTCGCCTCCATGTTCCTCGACAAGTCCATCCTGGGCTGCCGCTACGGCTCCTCGCGCCCGCAGCACGACATCGCCCTCTACGCCGGTCTGTACCGCCAGGGCAGCCTGCTGCTCGACGAGTTGGTGACCGAGACATACCCGGTGGAGGACTTCGAGAAGGCCCGCGCCGACGCCGAGGCGGGACGGGTGGCACGGGGGGTGCTCACGTTCCGGTGA